A genomic segment from Necator americanus strain Aroian chromosome III, whole genome shotgun sequence encodes:
- a CDS encoding hypothetical protein (NECATOR_CHRIII.G11546.T1), whose protein sequence is MVLNTKSPLCLDLMGLTRSRCFERTKTFRFQLFWFVPPKRLRRHQASVRAAKNAKSSIFKTGSKSAVVSLPEL, encoded by the exons atggtactcaatacgaagtcacctctg tgcttagacttgatgggtttgacaaGAAGTCGAtgttttgaaagaacaaaaactttcag atttcaattgttttggtttgtgccaccgaagcgactccgacgtcatcaagcatcagttagagcagcaaaaaatgctaagtcgtccattttcaagactggctcaaaaagcgcagtagtttcattaccagaattatga
- a CDS encoding hypothetical protein (NECATOR_CHRIII.G11545.T1): MYQDIVSLSPEEAFKRLREGNSGPKPSAEWLAKKKALRKAWPTSQPETTTTTATPTDHSSIFIFAVLGIFALATIIALLTWVVKRSAVKRQRNRERELLEHQETYN, encoded by the exons ATGTACCAAGATATTGTCAGCCTTTCTCCTGAAGAGGCTTTTAAGCGTCTTAGAGAAGGTAATTCCGGACCGAAGCCTTCAGCCGAGTGGCtggcaaagaagaaagcgttgagaaAAGCGTGGCCCACTTCTCAGCCTGAGACTACGACGACAACAGCTACACCGACTGACCACTCCTCCATATTTATCTTCGCTGTACTCGGAATTTTTGCTTTGGCCACGATCATCGCGCTACtg ACTTGGGTCGTAAAACGAAGCGCTGTGAAACGGCAAAGGAACCGGGAACGCGAACTTCTGGAACACCAAGAAACATACAATTAA